Proteins encoded by one window of Cydia fagiglandana chromosome Z, ilCydFagi1.1, whole genome shotgun sequence:
- the LOC134678652 gene encoding uncharacterized protein LOC134678652: protein MSNFTFSELAIIAIILDNENERNSRKRRYWVHDMLRQRKSEGEYWNIRKRLLDDEEKFYIYFRMPRYLFYYVLNIIEDDIYKRNTRFREAVSPEEKLAVTLRYLISGCSFRTMSSSFRLGESTIRSILKDVCNAIINTMKGKFMPTPTTEDWKIIADGFNKKWNFPNCIGAIDGKHVNIIAPPSSGSLFFNYKKHFSIVLMAIVDDRYRFIAVDIGAYGRNSDGGILASSRLGRAIEMNTFNIPTDTPLPGTEIIMPHVFVADEAFPLKRNLLRPYPRSSGISEKERIYNNRLSRARRVVENAFGILYQKFGIYNKNLHLHPKYVDIVVFATCILHNVMRCYNITSDDEVNTRQSSANNDDEQRLLSTLPEDISESSASAFETRDMFATYFQSPKGRVPWQHLI, encoded by the exons ATGTCGAACTTTACATTCAGTGAACTGGCGATTATAGCTATTATACTTGATAATGAAAATGAACGAAACAGCAGGAAAAGAAGATATTGGGTACATGATATGTTGCGACAAAGGAAATCAGAAGGGGAATATTGGAATATCCGGAAACGTCTGCTAGATGACGAAGAAAAATTCTATATCTATTTCCGTATGCCGAGATACTTGttttattatgtacttaatatTATTGAGGACGACATCTACAAAAGAAACACGCGATTTAGAGAAGCTGTATCACCGGAAGAAAAGCTGGCAGTGACATTAAG GTACTTGATTAGTGGCTGTTCATTTAGGACTATGAGTTCAAGCTTTCGGTTAGGCGAAAGTACCATCCGGTCGATATTAAAAGATGTGTGCAATGCGATTATAAATACAATGAAGGGGAAGTTCATGCCCACACCTACTACCGAAGACTGGAAAATAATCGCAGATGGTTTCAATAAAAAATGGAATTTTCCAAACTGTATAGGTGCCATCGACGGCAAACATGTAAACATAATTGCCCCTCCTAGCAGCGGCTCgctattttttaattataaaaaacacTTCTCTATCGTCCTCATGGCTATCGTCGATGATAGATACAGATTTATAGCTGTCGATATAGGGGCCTATGGCAGGAATAGTGATGGCGGAATTTTGGCATCGTCAAGATTAGGAAGAGCGATTGAAATGAATACATTTAATATTCCAACTGACACACCATTACCTGGTACTGAAATAATAATGCCACATGTTTTTGTAGCCGACGAAGCGTTTCCTTTAAAAAGGAATTTATTGCGACCATATCCACGTTCAAGTGGCATTTCAGAAAAGGAAAGAATATACAATAATCGCTTATCGCGAGCTCGCAGAGTAGTTGAAAACGCGTTCGGCATCTTATATCAAAAATTTGGAATTTATAATAAGAATTTGCATTTACACCCAAAATATGTTGATATTGTGGTCTTTGCGACGTGTATTTTACACAATGTCATGCGGTGTTATAATATAACATCCGATGATGAAGTCAACACAAGGCAGAGTTCGgccaataatgatgatgaacAGAGATTACTAAGTACACTTCCAGAAGATATAAGTGAATCTTCGGCATCTGCTTTTGAAACTCGTGATATGTTTGCAACTTATTTTCAATCTCCCAAAGGACGAGTTCCGTGGCAGCATTTAATATAG